From Triticum aestivum cultivar Chinese Spring chromosome 7B, IWGSC CS RefSeq v2.1, whole genome shotgun sequence:
CCAGCTGAATGTTGATAAAATCTTCGGTGTCATCAATATACTCCTTCAGCTGAAAGAAGGAAAACAAAATCAGTCATAGACCCGTCGACTCGCAGTTATATAAGAAAACACAAGACATCTTGCAATTTTGAATAAAGGTGACTCCTTACCGAGGTCAGCTTGTTAAGAGTGCTGTCGATGACTACAAAATATGCTTCTAGTAACATTTCAAGCTCCTCAATATGTTCAGTCACTGTGTTATCTGAGCTCTTTACACTATCATGTCTACTTCTACACAAGCTGTAGGTTTTCTCCAATTTCCGTGATTCTGTTGGTGACGAGACTGGAGACACGGGAGCTGAAACTGAAGTCCCAGCAGCTGCTGCGTTGAAGGTCGCCAACGACTGATCACCAAACACAGATGATGATTCCATCCTCATCTTTTTCTCGGTGAGATACATCTCAGCCATATCTCCATCATCATCCATCAGTTGTTCTATTTCATCCCTGACCTATTGCAAGATACAACGGCAATTATATAGCAGGACTAACTTAGAAACATATTATCTGAAGAAAAAGAGAAGCAGGATTCCTATTAGAATGCAAACTTACCTTCTGGACTCTTCTGGTCAGAGCAACTAGTCTACTTTTTAGCCGCCGAACACGTTCCAGATTTAGAGTACTAATTTTTGATGTTAGCTCATCCAGTAAGGGATATGCTTCAATTTCCAATTCTGCTGCCTGAGAAAGGCAGAAAATGCAGATTAAGACATGCTCCAGTTTGAACTGATATCAAGATCATCATGTTTTGGTGCAATGAATATTATTTCCAATGAACTTGATGAGGTAAGAGGGAGGCTGCCGACTTCAGAGATATAAATTATATTTCATAGCTGAATAGTAAACATaaatactccctccgccccaaaataagtgcctcaactttagtacaactttgtactgtactaaagttgagacacttattttgggatggagggctAGCatataagttagcatgagctatctGTGAACTGTGAAGTATCTCAAAGAGCATGAACTGTACAACTTGTAACCATGGTCACTTTCTGCAACAACAAAAGCTAGAGAATTAATGCAGACATTGGTACAGGATCATGTTCAGGTGATGGTTCTTGTATGAAGCCTTTACAAGATATTTTTTGTCAATAATTAAAGCTTTCAATGTCCTGGCTAGAAGCTTTTTGAATAAACTACGAACAAGCAATACTTGCATCCATCCATTCACTAATTAttgactactactccctccgtcccgaattagttgtcttagatttgtctagatacggatgtatctagacacgttTTACTGTGTCAGGTACATCCGTATCTGACAAATTTAAGACAactaatttgggacggaggtaatTATTTTCAAACCAAAAGCATAATTTCCATAATACATCCCAAACTACAGTGGAGCACAGCAGCACACAGGTAGTCTCTGCTTAGGATTGTTGTGCACTGTCGCTACACTGTGGAATCATGTAGTTGTGAAGAAAATTTACGAACTATAGTAAAAATCACTGTTATATTCCCAACAGATAGTTGTCAACTGATCTATATGCTAGAaaaacactactccctccgtttctaaatataagcctttttagagatttcaatacagactacatacggatgtatatacacaTACTTTAGaacgtagattcactcattttgctcggtatgtagtccgcattggaatctctaaaaaggcttatatttaggaacggagggagtatatattcaAAGTGCATTAAGAAAATCGCTATGTCAAGCCAAGCCTAAATCTACTCCAGTTCTCTTGCAGCTACGTAATATCAGCTTACCCTTTATCAAGATTAAATAATGAATTGCTTATTTTCCAACATAATAACACTATTGGCTGGCCTAGCAAAAGGGAAGTAAAATAGTAATGTTAGTGTTAAATATTTCTGCATAACCTAATTTCTCGGTTCAAACAGTTATATTTTCCCAATTCCATTACAGAAGGTGTCTCCAGTCCCATATAGTAGCCTCATAACAACTCCCAAATCGAAGTATGCAATCATAACTATAATCAAATGGCAAAAATCTGGCACAAGAATACCACTTCAGAGAGGGTTCAGGTATAAGCATATGAGATAGATGATCCAAATTCTGAACAAATACTTCAGGTGACCTTAGATCAATTAAGCTGTTGGAGATTGATAATGTAGTGTCAAGGTTTTAACAGAGAAAGCATCATTGTACTGGTAATGAAGGGGGAAAGGTATCAAAGAGAACACCTACAGAAGGAAAGAATATGCACATAGGGAGGTGATGACTTCTTAAACAAGAAAACCGTCACCTCTAAACACCCAGAGTGACCACTGACCCTTTTTGCATTCAAAGATCTATGTTGGTATACCTTTTCCTCTTGGACCTATATTTCTCAGACCAATGGTTAAATAAGCTTAGACTTTCATCCCCTTCCTAAAGCATAATGTACCACAGATGTTGAAATTTCAAAAGCAAAAAAGAAATGCTATGAAAAGAATCTCTAATTACAGATGTAGCAGACTGGCGCCAACTATTTATTAAATTCCTTAGTACACCTCCAAAGAGAGGCAGGAGAGAAAAACGTCAACAATCAGTGATAATTTTGATCCAACTAATACCAAGGAGCAAGCCTATAATCCATTGCTTGGTTAGGAGGCAAGGAAGTTGAGGAGGGAAGGGGAAAGGGAATTAAGGAGGCCAATTCTAACGTACCTCTCCCCTGGTCCCCTGTTAATTCAAGTGGGATAGAACATCCTCCCAAATCCCACCACCACACACCAACCAAGGGTTTGGGACTAATAACCAATTTCCTGAAGCATAATCCCCCAACAAACTCCCACCTGGAAACTCCCATTCCCTATTCCCCAAAGTAGCCAAACACGCTTTGTTTCCTGGGGATCGAAGGCACTGACCCCAAATTTAGTGTTTGCCCACCATGACATCCCTTAGTAGTATCTAGTATTAGACATTCGGATGAACTTAGCCCACTCCAATTCTATGATCAAACTAAACAACAGTATTGCAGAAAATTTGTACTAGAATAATTATGGGATCATCGTACCATGACTAAGTAATCACAGCAGATGCACATAAAGTGATTTTAGAGGGGGAACGCAAGGAGAATGGTGGAGCGCGTGGTGGCGTGGGTACCTGGGCGTCGAGGAAGGAGCAGGCGGCCTCGAGGGCGAGCTCGAGGGCGCGGAACTCGAAGGGGAGCTCGTCGCCCTCGGCGcgctggaggaggcggcgctgcagctCGGCGGCGTACTGGAAGACGTAGCTGTCGAGGGAGTTAAGGAGGAGCACCTCGTCGGCGGTGATGACGCAGCGGATCTGCTCGAGGTTGACGACGATGGCGCGCTCCCGGCCGAGGACGGTGGAGGGGTAGACGAAGAGCGGGTCGAGGAGGCGGAGGTCGCGGGCGGGGAGCTCGCAGCGGCGCATCATGGTGGCCTTGTCGACCTCGAGCGTCTGCACGGAGGCCGTGGCGGCCTCGACGCGGATCCAGCTGCGCGTGCCGCCGCCGCGCTTCTTGAGGTTGGGCACGTCGAGGCCGCCCGGGAAGCGGCGGCCCCCGGCGAAGGAGGAGGccgcgcccccgcccccgcccccgggggtgggggtggcggtcCCGGAGTGGGGCACGGAGGGGAGCGCGGGGGACGAGGCCGACGCGGCGTAAGACGGGTACGCGTAGGGGTAGGGCTGGTGGTGGAGGAGCGGCTGCTTGAcggcgtccgccatggccggcgcggcggtccgcgccgccgccgagggGTGTGATTGGTTCGGGACGGGATGGGCTCCTCC
This genomic window contains:
- the LOC123159399 gene encoding magnesium transporter MRS2-B; its protein translation is MADAVKQPLLHHQPYPYAYPSYAASASSPALPSVPHSGTATPTPGGGGGGAASSFAGGRRFPGGLDVPNLKKRGGGTRSWIRVEAATASVQTLEVDKATMMRRCELPARDLRLLDPLFVYPSTVLGRERAIVVNLEQIRCVITADEVLLLNSLDSYVFQYAAELQRRLLQRAEGDELPFEFRALELALEAACSFLDAQAAELEIEAYPLLDELTSKISTLNLERVRRLKSRLVALTRRVQKVRDEIEQLMDDDGDMAEMYLTEKKMRMESSSVFGDQSLATFNAAAAGTSVSAPVSPVSSPTESRKLEKTYSLCRSRHDSVKSSDNTVTEHIEELEMLLEAYFVVIDSTLNKLTSLKEYIDDTEDFINIQLDNVRNQLIQFELLLTTATFVVAIFGVVAGVFGMNFETDVFNIQNAFQWVLIITGVVGAFVFCFFVWFFKYKRLMPL